Below is a genomic region from Lonsdalea populi.
CGCACCCCTCTTTCGTTCCCACGCGGCGCCTCCGCCGACGCAGATACTGTAATACGGTCATCGCAGGATCGAGATCCCGTTCAACCACCCGCGCGTCATGCATTAAAAATTGGATCATGCGGTTTTTATCCTGGGTTATAAACGGACGATGATTTATATAAGAGCAATTCCCATACCAAAATAAGAACGGGGTTATTCTAATTTACGCTTCCGAAGGCAAACGATTGCCTTTTTTAAGAAAATGCACATCGTTGATATATCATTTATCAGGCTGATACCGGGGCGTTGACCCGCTTAATACGAGTGCACCATGACATAGCGTTCCGGCCTTTTATTGCCCTTACAAAGTGCATGGCTATCTCATTTTTCGGGGCTGAATGATTCGGGGTGAAATAATTGAACCGTCACGAATAGCGTATTCACACAGGGTCTATAGAGGTAACGACAAAGACTTACAGGAACGGCGCGAACCGCGGGATGGGCGGCACGACGCGAGCCATGCGAAGGCAGCCCCGAAATAACCCCTGCGCAGCGCGCAGGGAGCGATAAATAAGACCACGTCGCGATATCATGAGGGGAATAACCCAAAAATTACGCCGAATACCTTATACAAACATCACAGGGTGGATGAGACGAAGGTTTTATTTTATCAGCGGGATAATTATTACGTTAAATATCGCATTTATCATGCCGCGTTATTATTTTCTCCGTACGATAAACCGGCTTTCTCTTATTAATATTAAAACCCTCCGTTTTCATGGAGGGTCGCTACGGGTTCGAGTAAACCGAATAGGATCCCGCCGGTTTTTTTCAGGCCGAATTATCCATCCGCCGCCACAGTTTTTTCGCTTCACGGCGGGCGTGGAAATAAATTTCCTCGACGTCAAACGGAAAACGGCGGTCTTCATACACCCACTGGCCCGCCACCATCACGCTATGCACGCTGGCGGCGTTGAGCGCGAACGCCAGATGCCCGGCCAGATTTTCCGCGCAGAGCGGCGTCGGCGAAAGATAATCGCAGATCGTGAAATCCGCCTGATAGCCCGCGGCCAGCGCGCCGAACGCGGCGTCGAAGTTGCGCTCCAGCAGCAGGTTGCCCTGATGCAGAAAGCGCATGAAGCTGTCCGGCCACAGCGCGCCGCCCGCGTCACGGTGTTTGAAATAGGCGAATTTCAGCTCTTCAAACATATCGGCGCCGATGCCGTCCGTCCCCAGCGCCACATGGCGATATTCGGCCAGCCGGGCGTGGTAGCCCACCTGATTGTTCATGTTGGAGCGCGGATTATGCGCCAGACAGGCATCCACGCTATTTATCACCGCCGCATCCTCGGCGGAAAGATAAAGCCCGTGCGCAACCAGGCTTTTATCATTGAGCACGCCCGCGTGCGCCAGCCGCATCATAGGATCTAAGCCGTAACGATGATGACTGTGGGAAACGTCGTAGCGATCCTCCGCCACATGGAGATGCAGCCCGCGGCCGGTCGTCCGCACCGCATCCGCCAGCAATTCCAACCCGGCATCGCTCACCGTGAACGGCGCATGCGCGCCGATATGCGCTTCGACCAGATACGGCGCGCAACCCGATTTTTTATCCCGATCGAGACGGCGCGCAAAGCGGACG
It encodes:
- the ssnA gene encoding putative aminohydrolase SsnA, with amino-acid sequence MLILRNATAVQFEPVWVEEGVDIAIEGAAIVAVGNALTARYPAAAVKEMRGRLVMPGLVCAHNHFYSGLARGILAQIDPCPDFISTLKNLWWKLDRALDEASLYYSGLVCSLEAIKHGCTAVIDHHASPSLIDGSLDILRRGFLTAGLRGMTCYETTDRNGGLDELRRGVEENVRFARRLDRDKKSGCAPYLVEAHIGAHAPFTVSDAGLELLADAVRTTGRGLHLHVAEDRYDVSHSHHRYGLDPMMRLAHAGVLNDKSLVAHGLYLSAEDAAVINSVDACLAHNPRSNMNNQVGYHARLAEYRHVALGTDGIGADMFEELKFAYFKHRDAGGALWPDSFMRFLHQGNLLLERNFDAAFGALAAGYQADFTICDYLSPTPLCAENLAGHLAFALNAASVHSVMVAGQWVYEDRRFPFDVEEIYFHARREAKKLWRRMDNSA